Proteins co-encoded in one Osmerus mordax isolate fOsmMor3 chromosome 11, fOsmMor3.pri, whole genome shotgun sequence genomic window:
- the wdr53 gene encoding WD repeat-containing protein 53 isoform X1, with product MKGKFCFKHLNRFPVLRSMSRRWTGAPPGPVLCVGAAAGPHGLLASGSEGGAVRVWSQEGLVVGSLSLPREEDVTSAVFSPTGLLYVAHGETVSVLDPRSLKGAVQELRGAGEEEINALALDESGGLLALADDTGAVRVLELPGGRLNRTLRRHTNICSSIAFRPHRPNNLVSAGLDMQVMLWSLQKTRPLWTVSLQEGVEEEEGHQQRAGQLLNPPLAHCVSVATCGNVLACAAEDGRVHLLRVGAGSKLEQQGALRAHSQGASQAHFLHCLPQPYWLVTGGNDGLVALWDLSQHPVVAPQGNAHTRLPGAPRRKAKGREKVRLQTQASATALVKAQLGRKEKTERLLDKGQRGGEEKRGGEEGEEGERGGEEGDPGSSIEPSPGQEEEQKAGPKVSFSHGDKVNWICPALLRGEPSLVVADQSPCLTVYSLAGL from the exons ATGTCCAGGCGGTGGACTGGAGCCCCACCTGGgccggtgctgtgtgtgggggctgcagCGGGGCCGCACGGCCTGCTGGCCTCCGGCTCGGAGGGGGGGGCGGTGAGGGTGTGGAGCCAGGAGGGCTTGGTGGTGGGCAGCCTGAGCCTCCCTAGGGAGGAAGACGTCACCAGCGCCGTGTTCTCCCCCACCGGCCTGCTGTACGTAGCGCATGGGGAGACGGTGAGCGTGCTGGACCCCCGAAGCCTAAAGGGGGCGGTCCAGGAGCTGCGGGGGGCCGGCGAGGAGGAGATCAACGCGCTGGCGCTGGACGAGAGCGGCGGCCTGCTGGCTTTGGCTGACGACACGGGAGCAGTGAGGGTGCTGGAGCTGCCAGGGGGGAGGCTGAACCGGACGCTGAGGAGACACACCAACATCTGCTCCTCCATCGCCTTCCGCCCTCACAGACCCAACAACCTGGTGTCTGCTGGGCTGGACatgcag GTGATGCTGTGGAGCCTGCAGAAGACACGCCCCCTGTGGACTGTCAGCCTgcaggaaggggtggaggaagaggaggggcatCAGCAGAGGGCGGGGCAGCTCCTCAACCCCCCGCTGGCCCACTGTGTCTCCGTGGCGACGTGTGGGAACGTGCTGGCGTGTGCTGCTGAGGATGGGAGGGTGCACCTGCTGCGGGTCGGCGCCGGCTCCAAGTTGGAACAGCAGGGGGCGCTGAGGGCCCACAGCCAGGGGGCCTCACAGGCTCACTTCCTACACTGCCTCCCACAGCCCTACTGGCTGGTCACCGGGGGCAATGACGGCCTGGTAGCACTCTGGGACCTCAGCCAGCACCCTGTGGTGGCCCCGCAGGGCAACGCCCACACACGGCTGCCAGGAGCCCCCCGCAGGAAAGCCAAGGGCAGGGAGAAGGTCAGACTCCAGACCCAGGCTTCAGCCACGGCCTTGGTTAAGGCCCAGCTAGGACGGAAGGAAAAGACTGAGCGCCTGTTGGATAaagggcagagggggggagaggagaagagagggggagaggagggcgaggaaggggagagggggggtgaggagggggatccTGGTAGTAGCATTGAGCCCTCACCTGGCCAAGAAGAGGAGCAGAAGGCTGGGCCCAAGGTCAGCTTCAGCCACGGGGACAAGGTGAACTGgatctgccctgccctgctcaggGGGGAGCCCAGCCTGGTGGTCGCAGACCAGAGTCCCTGCCTCACTGTCTACTCTCTGGCTGGCCTATAG
- the wdr53 gene encoding WD repeat-containing protein 53 isoform X2 yields the protein MSRRWTGAPPGPVLCVGAAAGPHGLLASGSEGGAVRVWSQEGLVVGSLSLPREEDVTSAVFSPTGLLYVAHGETVSVLDPRSLKGAVQELRGAGEEEINALALDESGGLLALADDTGAVRVLELPGGRLNRTLRRHTNICSSIAFRPHRPNNLVSAGLDMQVMLWSLQKTRPLWTVSLQEGVEEEEGHQQRAGQLLNPPLAHCVSVATCGNVLACAAEDGRVHLLRVGAGSKLEQQGALRAHSQGASQAHFLHCLPQPYWLVTGGNDGLVALWDLSQHPVVAPQGNAHTRLPGAPRRKAKGREKVRLQTQASATALVKAQLGRKEKTERLLDKGQRGGEEKRGGEEGEEGERGGEEGDPGSSIEPSPGQEEEQKAGPKVSFSHGDKVNWICPALLRGEPSLVVADQSPCLTVYSLAGL from the exons ATGTCCAGGCGGTGGACTGGAGCCCCACCTGGgccggtgctgtgtgtgggggctgcagCGGGGCCGCACGGCCTGCTGGCCTCCGGCTCGGAGGGGGGGGCGGTGAGGGTGTGGAGCCAGGAGGGCTTGGTGGTGGGCAGCCTGAGCCTCCCTAGGGAGGAAGACGTCACCAGCGCCGTGTTCTCCCCCACCGGCCTGCTGTACGTAGCGCATGGGGAGACGGTGAGCGTGCTGGACCCCCGAAGCCTAAAGGGGGCGGTCCAGGAGCTGCGGGGGGCCGGCGAGGAGGAGATCAACGCGCTGGCGCTGGACGAGAGCGGCGGCCTGCTGGCTTTGGCTGACGACACGGGAGCAGTGAGGGTGCTGGAGCTGCCAGGGGGGAGGCTGAACCGGACGCTGAGGAGACACACCAACATCTGCTCCTCCATCGCCTTCCGCCCTCACAGACCCAACAACCTGGTGTCTGCTGGGCTGGACatgcag GTGATGCTGTGGAGCCTGCAGAAGACACGCCCCCTGTGGACTGTCAGCCTgcaggaaggggtggaggaagaggaggggcatCAGCAGAGGGCGGGGCAGCTCCTCAACCCCCCGCTGGCCCACTGTGTCTCCGTGGCGACGTGTGGGAACGTGCTGGCGTGTGCTGCTGAGGATGGGAGGGTGCACCTGCTGCGGGTCGGCGCCGGCTCCAAGTTGGAACAGCAGGGGGCGCTGAGGGCCCACAGCCAGGGGGCCTCACAGGCTCACTTCCTACACTGCCTCCCACAGCCCTACTGGCTGGTCACCGGGGGCAATGACGGCCTGGTAGCACTCTGGGACCTCAGCCAGCACCCTGTGGTGGCCCCGCAGGGCAACGCCCACACACGGCTGCCAGGAGCCCCCCGCAGGAAAGCCAAGGGCAGGGAGAAGGTCAGACTCCAGACCCAGGCTTCAGCCACGGCCTTGGTTAAGGCCCAGCTAGGACGGAAGGAAAAGACTGAGCGCCTGTTGGATAaagggcagagggggggagaggagaagagagggggagaggagggcgaggaaggggagagggggggtgaggagggggatccTGGTAGTAGCATTGAGCCCTCACCTGGCCAAGAAGAGGAGCAGAAGGCTGGGCCCAAGGTCAGCTTCAGCCACGGGGACAAGGTGAACTGgatctgccctgccctgctcaggGGGGAGCCCAGCCTGGTGGTCGCAGACCAGAGTCCCTGCCTCACTGTCTACTCTCTGGCTGGCCTATAG
- the srprb gene encoding signal recognition particle receptor subunit beta, translating to MLLRMCGRKQTCLSGRMEADSLQGPGNMDDNVDGENPFEPYFIYLRKELDNQDPILIIGIIVALAVIVITFVFLKYFVSSKTVRSSLLLVGLCDSGKTLLYSRLVSGQYKRTQTSITDSSAPYKAKNDKGSVWTLIDLPGHDSLRPQYLEKFKSSARAFVFVVDSAIFQKEVRDVAEFLYFLLTDSVVSRTTPSLVVACNKQDITMAKSAKLIQQQLEKELNTLRVTRSAALSAQDGSLAGGAVFLGRKGRDFEFSQLPMGVEFVECSARGGGEEGGADIDGLERVLSKL from the exons ATGCTTTTGCGCATGTGTGGTAGAAAGCAAACGTGTCTCAGTGGCAGGATGGAGGCGGACAGCCTACAGGGTCCCGGCAACATGGACGACAATGTCGATGGAGAAAATCCGTTTGAACCGTATTTCATTTATCTACGAAAAGAATTGGATAATCAAGACCCAATTCTTATCATCGGAATTATTGTTGCATTGGCAGTAATTGTCATCACATTTG TTTTCCTGAAATATTTTGTGAGCAGTAAAACTGTCCGAAGTTCCTTGTTGCTGGTGGGATTGTGCGATTCTGGAAAAACCCTCCTCTACAGCCGG CTGGTGTCGGGACAGTACAAGAGGACCCAGACCTCCATCACCGACAGCAGCGCGCCTTATAAAGCCAAAAACGACAAG GGCAGCGTCTGGACACTGATCGACCTTCCGGGTCACGACAGCCTGAGGCCACAGTACCTGGAGAAGTTCAAGTCCTCCGCCAG AGCGTTTGTGTTCGTGGTGGACAGTGCCATCTTCCAGAAGGAAGTGAGAGACGTGGCAGAGTTCCTTTACTTCCTGTTGACGGACAGCGTGGTGTCTCGGACTACCCCCAGCCTGGTGGTGGCCTGCAACAAGCAAG ATATCACCATGGCGAAGTCAGCCAAGCTGATCCAAcagcagctggagaaggagct GAACACTCTGAGGGTGACGCGCTCGGCGGCGCTCAGCGCCCAGGATGGCTCGCTGGCGGGTGGTGCAGTCTTCCTGGGGAGGAAGGGACGGGACTTTGAGTTCAGTCAGCTGCCCATGGGGGTGGAGTTTGTGGAGTGCAGCGCCCgtggggggggcgaggaggggggggccgaCATTGATGGTCTGGAGAGGGTTCTGTCCAAGCTGTGA